A section of the Oncorhynchus gorbuscha isolate QuinsamMale2020 ecotype Even-year linkage group LG06, OgorEven_v1.0, whole genome shotgun sequence genome encodes:
- the LOC124038128 gene encoding DNA-binding protein Ikaros isoform X2: MGSKRALVLDRLANNVAKRKSTMPQKFVGEKRLSDISFEGGPGELMQPHVIDQAINSAINYLGAESLRPLIQTSPTSSDMGGMGSMYPLHKPPAEGHGLSAKDSAAENLLLLAKSKSASSEKDGSPSHSGQDSTDTESNNEERAGVGASGLIYLTNHITSGVRNGVLPLGKEEQRQYEAMRASIEIASEGFKVLSGEGEQVRAYRCEHCRILFLDHVMYTIHMGCHGFRDPFECNLCGHRSQDRYEFSSHMTRGEHRY, from the exons ATGGGATCTAAGAGAGCCTTGGTGCTAGACAGACTAGCTAATAATGTAGCCAAACGTAAGAGCACTATGCCACAGAAGTTTGTAG GTGAGAAACGCCTCTCCGACATCTCCTTCGAGGGTGGCCCGGGGGAACTGATGCAGCCTCATGTCATCGACCAGGCCATCAACAGTGCCATCAACTACCTGGGTGCCGAGTCACTCCGACCGCTCATCCAGACCTCCCCAACCTCCTCTGACATGGGGGGCATGGGCTCCATGTACCCCCTCCACAAGCCCCCTGCAGAGGGCCACGGCCTGTCAGCCAAGGACAGCGCAGCCGAAAATCTTCTGTTGCTCGCAAAGTCCAAGTCAGCCTCCAGCGAGAAGGACGGCTCCCCCAGCCACAGTGGCCAGGATTCCACCGACACGGAGAGCAACAATGAAGAGAGGGCAGGTGTCGGGGCCTCAGGCCTCATCTACCTGACAAACCACATCACGTCCGGAGTACGTAATGGCGTGCTGCCCCTGGGGAAGGAGGAGCAGCGGCAGTACGAGGCCATGCGGGCCAGTATCGAGATTGCCTCGGAGGGGTTCAAGGTgctgagtggagagggggagcaggtgAGGGCATATCGCTGTGAACATTGCCGCATCCTCTTCCTAGACCATGTGATGTACACCATCCACATGGGCTGCCACGGCTTCCGAGACCCCTTCGAGTGCAACCTCTGTGGCCATCGCAGTCAGGACCGTTACGAGTTTTCGTCACACATGACCCGAGGGGAGCATCGCTACTGA
- the fignl1 gene encoding fidgetin-like protein 1 has protein sequence MSGAHLGEWQRRSFDISSGTCAPEQTADAYRAHILAIQYAWASSQLSQAGTASLLRTYSERYAAVLDSDDPRTGLNNYAESALHLARSQRNHSDKWESSLTTVNVLELPCVQKMIQAGTGGGKSLVAPADVNVTVGQESRGSSLPVVSSTGLRAAEPPFKPLGPTSWPKAAGNSTFSNLQSITAERPRGPEGFPSHHNSSAGPSGSAQSLFGQHASAPPHPNPGPEANQSVFFNSNPSKRKTFYNSCGESGRGGASRGQDPRGGGTNFKSAREQFIVDQQKKHSNQPQRAQQPPGMVVAMGNSTKKSLGANRPRGTFSKFVSPMPRQEDKEGGVGSNNAQETQPVDERLKNFEPKMIELIMSEIMDHGPPVAWDDIAGLEFAKATIKEIVVWPMLRPDIFTGLRGPPKGILLFGPPGTGKTLIGKCIACQSGATFFSISASSLTSKWVGEGEKMVRALFAIARCHQPAVIFIDEIDSLLSQRTDGEHESSRRIKTEFLVQLDGAATSADDRILVVGATNRPQEIDEAARRRLSKRLYIPLPEAAARRQIVSNLMACEKSQLEEEELENVVTGTEGFSGADMTGLCREAALGPIRSIQLSDIATITPDQVRPILHCDFQEALRIVRPSVSAKDLELYEEWNNTFGCGR, from the coding sequence ATGAGTGGTGCACACCTAGGCGAGTGGCAGAGGAGGTCCTTTGACATTTCATCTGGCACCTGCGCACCTGAGCAGACGGCAGACGCCTATCGGGCGCACATCCTCGCCATTCAATATGCATGGGCGAGCTCCCAGCTCTCTCAGGCCGGCACGGCCAGCCTGCTCAGGACTTACTCTGAACGCTATGCTGCAGTGCTGGACTCGGACGACCCTCGCACGGGGCTTAACAACTATGCAGAGAGCGCACTGCACCTGGCCcgcagtcagaggaaccacagcgACAAATGGGAGTCGTCCCTGACGACTGTGAATGTCCTGGAGCTGCCGTGCGTGCAGAAGATGATTCAGGCTGGGACAGGGGGTGGAAAGTCCCTGGTGGCACCTGCAGATGTTAACGTCACTGTTGGACAAGAGAGCAGAGGCagctccctgcctgttgtttcctCCACTGGACTCAGAGCTGCAGAGCCTCCATTCAAACCCCTGGGACCCACATCATGGCCCAAGGCTGCGGGCAACAGCACTTTCAGCAATTTACAGAGTATTACTGCAGAGAGACCAAGAGGCCCTGAGGGATTCCCCAGCCACCACAATTCCTCTGCTGGCCCCTCAGGAAGTGCTCAGTCTCTGTTTGGCCAGCACGCCTCAGCTCCACCACATCCAAACCCAGGCCCTGAAGCGAACCAATCTGTCTTCTTCAACTCTAACCCCTCCAAAAGGAAGACATTCTATAACTCCTGtggagagagtggcagaggggGGGCATCTAGAGGGCAAGACCCACGTGGTGGTGGCACTAACTTCAAAAGTGCAAGGGAGCAGTTTATTGTTGATCAGCAGAAAAAGCACTCCAACCAGCCCCAGAGAGCTCAGCAGCCCCCTGGGATGGTGGTTGCCATGGGAAATTCCACGAAGAAGTCACTGGGAGCCAACAGGCCACGGGGGACATTTTCCAAATTTGTGTCCCCAATGCCAAGGCAAGAGGACAAGGAGGGTGGGGTCGGTAGCAACAATGCCCAGGAGACTCAGCCAGTAGACGAGCGTCTGAAAAACTTTGAGCCAAAGATGATCGAGTTGATCATGAGTGAAATTATGGACCACGGGCCGCCCGTAGCCTGGGATGACATTGCTGGCCTGGAGTTTGCCAAAGCCACCATCAAGGAGATTGTTGTGTGGCCTATGCTCCGGCCTGACATCTTCACTGGCCTCCGTGGTCCACCCAAAGGCATCCTCCTATTTGGGCCACCGGGGACAGGAAAAACTCTGATTGGGAAGTGCATTGCTTGCCAGTCAGGCGCCACCTTCTTCAGCATCAGCGCCTCATCTCTCACCTCAAagtgggtgggggagggagagaaaatggTGAGAGCACTCTTCGCCATTGCCCGCTGCCACCAGCCAGCAGTCATCTTCATCGACGAGATAGACTCTCTGCTGTCCCAGCGTACGGACGGGGAGCACGAGTCATCCCGGCGGATAAAGACTGAGTTCCTGGTTCAGTTGGACGGGGCGGCCACCTCAGCCGACGACCGCATCCTGGTGGTGGGTGCCACAAACCGCCCTCAGGAGATAGACGAGGCGGCTCGGCGCCGCCTTTCCAAACGCCTCTACATCCCCCTTCCCGAGGCAGCCGCAAGACGGCAGATAGTCTCTAACCTCATGGCCTGCGAGAAAAGCCAGCTGGAAGAGGAAGAGCTGGAGAACGTGGTCACCGGGACGGAGGGCTTTTCCGGGGCCGATATGACAGGACTGTGCCGGGAGGCAGCGCTGGGCCCCATCCGGAGCATCCAGCTCAGTGACATTGCCACCATCACCCCCGACCAGGTGCGGCCCATCCTCCACTGTGACTTCCAGGAGGCCCTGAGGATCGTGAGGCCCAGCGTCTCAGCCAAAGACCTGGAGCTCTATGAGGAGTGGAACAATACCTTTGGTTGTGGTCGTTGA